In Streptomyces sp. NBC_00414, a single window of DNA contains:
- a CDS encoding carbohydrate kinase family protein: MIASTGKGPYRQAQFDPLAELRRSDDPPWDVYLTGTVFLDIIFTGLDSAPVRGTESWARGMGSSPGGVANMATALARLGLKTSLAAAFGDDHYGEYCWDALEQGEHIDLSASRTAPGWHSPVTVSMAYEGERTMVSHGHEPPPEEPAPDCSPRARAAVASLTPGTRAHWIAGAAERGTRIFADVGWDDTGRWDLAGLPDLRHCEAFLPNAEEAMRYTGASCPRAAAHALTEHVPLAVVTLGAEGAYAVDRRTGETAEVPAIEVEAMDPTGAGDVFVAGFVTGTLAGWPLADRLAFAGLTAALSVQEFGGSLSAPGWSEIAAWWRRVQSYDHQDPAALGRYAFLEPLLPESTRAWPLRRAVPTIGFRRSA, encoded by the coding sequence GTGATCGCGTCCACCGGGAAGGGACCGTACCGACAGGCCCAGTTCGATCCACTCGCCGAACTGCGCCGCTCCGACGACCCGCCCTGGGACGTCTATCTCACCGGCACCGTCTTTCTCGACATCATCTTCACCGGCCTCGACTCCGCCCCGGTCCGCGGCACCGAGTCCTGGGCCCGCGGCATGGGCTCGAGCCCCGGCGGCGTCGCGAACATGGCGACCGCGCTGGCCAGGCTGGGCCTGAAGACCTCCCTCGCGGCGGCCTTCGGGGACGACCACTACGGGGAGTACTGCTGGGACGCCCTGGAGCAGGGCGAGCACATCGACCTCTCCGCGTCCCGCACCGCGCCCGGCTGGCACTCCCCGGTGACCGTCTCGATGGCCTACGAGGGCGAGCGGACCATGGTCAGCCACGGCCACGAGCCGCCTCCGGAGGAGCCCGCCCCCGACTGCTCGCCCCGCGCGCGGGCGGCCGTCGCCTCGCTGACACCCGGCACGCGCGCGCACTGGATCGCCGGGGCCGCGGAGCGGGGCACCCGGATCTTCGCCGACGTCGGCTGGGACGACACGGGACGCTGGGACCTCGCCGGACTCCCCGACCTGCGGCACTGCGAGGCGTTCCTGCCGAACGCCGAGGAGGCCATGCGGTACACGGGCGCCTCGTGTCCCCGCGCCGCCGCGCACGCCCTCACCGAACACGTACCGCTCGCCGTCGTCACCCTGGGCGCCGAGGGCGCGTACGCCGTGGACCGCCGGACCGGCGAGACCGCGGAGGTTCCGGCCATCGAGGTCGAGGCGATGGATCCGACCGGCGCGGGGGACGTCTTCGTCGCCGGGTTCGTGACGGGCACGCTGGCCGGCTGGCCGCTCGCCGACCGCCTCGCCTTCGCGGGCCTCACCGCGGCGCTGTCGGTCCAGGAGTTCGGGGGATCGCTGTCCGCCCCCGGCTGGTCGGAGATCGCCGCCTGGTGGCGCCGCGTGCAGTCCTACGACCACCAGGATCCCGCGGCGCTCGGCCGGTACGCCTTCCTGGAACCGCTGCTTCCGGAGAGCACCCGGGCGTGGCCCCTGAGACGGGCCGTACCGACGATCGGATTCCGCAGATCCGCCTGA
- a CDS encoding PhoH family protein, translating into MTQTPTAHTPAQGQSRAQFTVPATHPMVTVLGSGDALLRVIEKAFPAADIHVRGNEISAVGDAREVALVQRLFDEMMLVLRTGQPMTEDAVERSIAMLRASENGEGDGPETPAEVLTQNILSSRGRTIRPKTLNQKRYVDAIDKHTIVFGIGPAGTGKTYLAMAKAVQALQSKQVSRIILTRPAVEAGERLGFLPGTLYDKIDPYLRPLYDALHDMLDPDSIPRLMAAGTIEVAPLAYMRGRTLNDAFIILDEAQNTSAEQMKMFLTRLGFDSKIVVTGDVTQVDLPSGTKSGLRQVQDILEGLDDVHFSRLTSQDVVRHKLVGRIVDAYEQYDSQNGTENGTHKGARTKRK; encoded by the coding sequence ATGACTCAGACACCCACAGCTCACACCCCTGCGCAGGGGCAGTCCCGAGCACAGTTCACCGTTCCCGCCACGCACCCCATGGTGACCGTGCTGGGATCGGGCGACGCCCTCCTGCGCGTGATCGAGAAGGCCTTCCCGGCGGCCGACATCCACGTCCGGGGCAATGAGATCAGCGCCGTCGGCGACGCCCGTGAAGTGGCCCTCGTCCAGCGGCTGTTCGACGAGATGATGCTGGTGCTCCGCACCGGACAGCCGATGACGGAGGACGCGGTGGAACGCTCGATCGCCATGCTGCGGGCGAGTGAGAACGGGGAGGGTGACGGCCCGGAGACCCCGGCCGAGGTCCTCACACAGAACATCCTGTCCTCGCGCGGCCGCACCATCCGCCCCAAGACGCTCAACCAGAAGCGGTACGTCGACGCCATCGACAAGCACACCATCGTCTTCGGCATCGGCCCGGCCGGTACGGGCAAGACCTACCTCGCCATGGCCAAGGCCGTGCAGGCGCTCCAGTCCAAGCAGGTCAGCCGCATCATCCTGACCCGCCCGGCGGTGGAGGCGGGCGAGCGGCTGGGATTCCTCCCGGGCACGCTCTACGACAAGATCGACCCGTACCTGCGCCCGCTGTACGACGCGCTGCACGACATGCTCGACCCGGACTCGATCCCGCGCCTGATGGCGGCGGGCACGATCGAGGTCGCTCCGCTGGCTTATATGCGGGGCAGAACCCTGAATGACGCCTTCATCATTCTGGACGAGGCGCAGAACACCAGCGCCGAACAGATGAAGATGTTCCTCACCCGGCTCGGTTTCGACTCGAAGATCGTGGTCACCGGTGATGTGACCCAGGTCGACCTGCCGAGCGGCACGAAGTCCGGTCTGCGTCAGGTCCAGGACATCCTGGAGGGCCTCGACGACGTCCACTTCTCGCGGCTCACGTCCCAGGACGTCGTCCGGCACAAGCTCGTCGGCCGTATCGTCGACGCGTACGAGCAGTACGACAGCCAGAACGGCACGGAGAACGGCACCCACAAGGGCGCCCGTACCAAACGGAAGTAG
- the ybeY gene encoding rRNA maturation RNase YbeY, translating into MSIDVNNESGTEVDEQAILDIARYALARMRIHPLSELSVIVVDTDAMEQLHIQWMDLPGPTDVMSFPMDELRPPTKDDEEPPQGLLGDIVLCPEVAEQQGKDAETQHSMDEELQLLTVHGVLHLLGYDHEEPDEKAEMFGLQAAIVDGWRAEKGLTGPSPAPTVS; encoded by the coding sequence ATGTCGATCGACGTCAACAACGAGTCCGGAACCGAGGTCGACGAGCAGGCGATCCTCGACATCGCCCGCTACGCCCTCGCGCGGATGCGCATCCACCCGCTCTCCGAGCTCTCGGTGATCGTCGTGGACACCGACGCCATGGAGCAGCTGCACATCCAGTGGATGGACCTGCCGGGCCCCACCGATGTCATGTCGTTCCCGATGGACGAGCTGCGGCCGCCCACGAAGGACGACGAGGAGCCGCCGCAGGGGCTGCTCGGTGACATCGTGCTGTGCCCGGAGGTCGCCGAGCAGCAGGGCAAGGACGCCGAGACGCAGCACTCCATGGACGAGGAGCTCCAGCTCCTGACCGTCCACGGAGTGCTGCACCTGCTCGGGTACGACCACGAGGAGCCCGACGAGAAGGCCGAGATGTTCGGTCTGCAGGCCGCCATCGTGGACGGCTGGCGTGCGGAGAAGGGCCTGACCGGTCCGTCCCCGGCTCCGACCGTCTCATGA
- a CDS encoding hemolysin family protein produces MSPQLVLGAIALVVVAWLAACAEAGLARVSSFRAEEAVRSGRRGSAKLAQVAADPTRYLNVALLVRVACEMAAAALVTYACLKEFDETWESLAVAIGVMVLVSYVAVGVSPRTIGRQHPLNTATASAYVLVPLARIMGPIPPLLILIGNALTPGKGFRRGPFASEAELRAMVDLAEKESLIEDEERRMVHSVFELGDTLVREVMVPRTDLVVIERYKTIRQALTLALRSGFSRVPVTGESEDDIVGIVYLKDLARKTHISRDAESELVSTAMRPAAFVPDTKNAGDLLREMQQDRNHVAVVIDEYGGTAGIVTIEDILEEIVGEITDEYDRELPPVEDLGEDRYRVTARLDIGDLGELYGFEAYDDEDVETVGGLLAKALGRVPIAGASSVVELPDGRELRLTAESSAGRRNKIVTVLVEPIGPVDADAPEEKPE; encoded by the coding sequence ATGAGCCCGCAACTGGTCCTCGGCGCCATCGCCCTCGTCGTGGTCGCCTGGCTCGCCGCCTGCGCGGAGGCCGGCCTCGCCCGCGTCTCCAGCTTCCGCGCCGAGGAGGCGGTCCGGTCCGGGCGCCGCGGCAGCGCCAAGCTCGCCCAGGTCGCCGCCGACCCGACCCGCTATCTGAACGTGGCGCTGCTGGTGCGCGTGGCCTGCGAGATGGCCGCCGCCGCCCTGGTCACGTACGCCTGCCTGAAGGAGTTCGACGAGACCTGGGAGTCACTGGCCGTCGCCATCGGCGTCATGGTCCTCGTCTCGTACGTCGCCGTCGGTGTCTCGCCGCGCACCATCGGCCGCCAGCACCCCCTGAACACGGCGACGGCGTCCGCGTACGTGCTGGTGCCGCTGGCCAGGATCATGGGGCCGATCCCGCCCCTGCTCATCCTCATCGGCAACGCGCTCACGCCCGGCAAGGGCTTCCGGCGCGGCCCCTTCGCCTCCGAGGCCGAGCTGCGCGCGATGGTCGACCTCGCCGAGAAGGAGTCGCTCATCGAGGACGAGGAGCGCCGGATGGTGCACTCCGTCTTCGAGCTGGGCGACACGCTGGTCCGGGAGGTCATGGTCCCGCGCACCGACCTGGTGGTCATCGAGCGGTACAAGACCATCCGGCAGGCGCTGACCCTCGCCCTGCGGTCCGGCTTCTCGCGCGTCCCCGTCACCGGGGAGAGCGAGGACGACATCGTCGGGATCGTGTACCTGAAGGACCTGGCCCGCAAGACGCACATCAGCCGGGACGCGGAGAGCGAGCTGGTCTCCACGGCCATGCGGCCCGCGGCCTTCGTCCCGGACACGAAGAACGCCGGTGACCTGCTGCGCGAGATGCAGCAGGACCGCAACCACGTCGCCGTCGTCATCGACGAGTACGGCGGCACGGCCGGCATCGTCACCATCGAGGACATCCTTGAGGAGATCGTCGGCGAGATCACCGACGAGTACGACCGTGAGCTGCCGCCCGTGGAGGACCTCGGCGAGGACCGCTACCGGGTGACCGCACGGCTCGACATCGGCGACCTCGGCGAGCTGTACGGCTTCGAGGCGTACGACGACGAGGACGTCGAGACGGTCGGCGGACTTCTCGCGAAGGCCCTCGGCCGCGTGCCCATCGCCGGCGCCTCCTCGGTGGTCGAACTGCCCGACGGCCGGGAACTGCGGTTGACGGCCGAGTCCTCGGCGGGGCGCCGGAACAAGATCGTCACGGTGCTGGTCGAGCCCATCGGGCCGGTCGACGCCGACGCCCCGGAGGAGAAGCCTGAGTGA
- a CDS encoding MmcQ/YjbR family DNA-binding protein, with protein sequence MTPQELRTLCLSFNAVVEDFPFNPETSVFKVLGKMFALSALGASPLTVNLKCDPEDAVRLRGEHEGLIIPGWHMNKRHWNTVTVVGAAGVAGGLPDRLVRELVEDSYDLVVAGLPRAERLRLDRA encoded by the coding sequence GTGACCCCGCAGGAGCTGCGCACGCTCTGCCTGTCCTTCAACGCCGTGGTCGAGGACTTCCCCTTCAACCCGGAGACCTCGGTCTTCAAGGTGCTGGGGAAGATGTTCGCGCTCAGCGCCCTGGGGGCCAGTCCCCTCACGGTCAACCTGAAGTGCGACCCCGAGGACGCGGTGCGCCTGCGCGGCGAGCACGAGGGGCTGATCATCCCCGGCTGGCACATGAACAAACGCCACTGGAACACGGTGACGGTCGTCGGGGCCGCCGGAGTCGCGGGCGGACTCCCGGACCGGCTGGTGCGGGAGCTCGTCGAGGACTCGTACGACCTGGTGGTGGCCGGTCTGCCGCGGGCCGAGCGGCTGCGGCTCGACCGGGCCTGA
- a CDS encoding cytidine deaminase — MTDSTALDPEDRKIVTLARAARARNGVPEGAAVRDDNGRTYVAGTVALPSLRLSALRTAVAMAVASGAKSLEAAAVVGESLSLADGDLAAVRDLGGVGTPVFLAGVDGEVRSVVTAG; from the coding sequence ATGACCGACAGCACCGCGCTCGATCCCGAGGACCGCAAGATCGTCACCCTGGCCCGTGCGGCCCGGGCCCGCAACGGCGTGCCCGAGGGGGCGGCCGTACGCGACGACAACGGCCGTACGTATGTGGCGGGCACCGTCGCCCTGCCCTCGCTGCGGCTCAGCGCGCTGCGGACCGCGGTGGCCATGGCCGTGGCCTCCGGGGCGAAGTCGCTGGAGGCGGCGGCGGTGGTGGGCGAGTCGTTGTCCTTGGCGGATGGCGATCTTGCCGCGGTACGGGATCTTGGTGGCGTGGGGACGCCGGTGTTCCTCGCGGGGGTGGACGGGGAGGTGCGGTCCGTGGTGACCGCGGGCTGA
- a CDS encoding beta-xylosidase, translating to MGSGTRRRRRWAAFLGTAALAVTAGGAFACPANAEPQQVDFATHCVPPPIAGIPPIDGTTTARITVDNAAPEVGDTVTVTYTVVKPAASNPVDIALPADIMTPTGKVTLGGAQTGDLTVAGPKKNDPVPGKGAFPSFSMTGTFTVTAPGSITLSPGDYNIHTSYLLELDTPCTVITPPAPVSETITATGGGQTNNRAISLGTASGKPGDSVTVTGSNFAPGAAVTLAGRAGAAETADKATVTANAQGSFSGSLAVSDKATTGVVAYEGSAWSDDKGAGPAAYVVIDDTPLPAGSQKVNSSVKAGTLSMTQAGDTVELAAVDYGKGGFSRGSLRTVTVKDFRGGPAGWSLTGKVTDFTGPGGAKIDAAKLGWTPVCLTKAGSPSTCQAGSPGSVGSAGATLASTPNGTLTGGEFTADARLSLNVPAFTPPGSYSGVLTLTLT from the coding sequence ATGGGTTCAGGAACCCGAAGACGCCGCCGCTGGGCGGCATTTCTCGGAACGGCCGCACTCGCGGTCACCGCGGGAGGCGCGTTCGCCTGCCCCGCGAACGCGGAGCCGCAGCAGGTCGACTTCGCCACGCACTGCGTCCCGCCGCCCATCGCGGGCATTCCGCCGATCGACGGCACCACCACCGCCAGGATCACCGTCGACAACGCCGCACCCGAGGTGGGCGACACGGTCACCGTCACGTACACGGTGGTCAAACCCGCCGCGAGCAACCCCGTCGACATCGCCCTGCCCGCCGACATCATGACGCCCACCGGCAAGGTGACCCTGGGCGGCGCGCAGACCGGTGACCTCACGGTCGCGGGCCCGAAGAAGAACGACCCGGTCCCGGGCAAGGGCGCCTTCCCGTCGTTCTCGATGACCGGCACCTTCACGGTCACCGCGCCCGGGTCGATCACCCTGTCGCCCGGCGACTACAACATCCACACCAGCTACCTCCTGGAGCTGGACACCCCGTGCACGGTCATCACCCCGCCCGCCCCCGTCTCCGAGACGATCACCGCGACCGGTGGCGGACAGACCAACAACCGTGCCATCAGCCTCGGTACGGCCTCAGGAAAGCCCGGTGACAGCGTGACCGTCACGGGCTCGAACTTCGCGCCGGGCGCGGCGGTCACCCTCGCCGGGCGGGCCGGCGCAGCGGAGACCGCGGACAAGGCGACCGTCACCGCGAACGCGCAGGGCTCGTTCAGCGGCAGCCTCGCCGTCAGCGACAAGGCGACCACCGGGGTCGTGGCGTACGAGGGAAGTGCCTGGAGCGACGACAAGGGCGCGGGTCCCGCCGCCTACGTCGTCATCGACGACACGCCCCTTCCCGCGGGCAGCCAGAAGGTCAACTCCTCCGTCAAGGCCGGGACGTTGTCCATGACCCAGGCCGGGGACACCGTCGAACTCGCGGCGGTCGACTACGGCAAGGGCGGCTTCTCCCGCGGCTCCCTGCGGACGGTGACCGTCAAGGACTTCCGCGGTGGGCCCGCGGGCTGGTCCCTGACCGGCAAGGTCACCGACTTCACCGGACCCGGCGGGGCGAAGATCGACGCCGCCAAGCTGGGCTGGACCCCGGTCTGCCTCACCAAGGCCGGCAGTCCGAGCACCTGCCAGGCTGGTTCGCCCGGCTCGGTCGGCAGTGCGGGGGCGACCCTGGCGTCCACCCCCAACGGCACGCTCACCGGCGGCGAGTTCACCGCCGACGCCCGGCTGTCGCTGAACGTTCCGGCGTTCACCCCGCCCGGCTCGTACTCCGGCGTGCTGACGCTCACGCTCACCTGA
- a CDS encoding P-II family nitrogen regulator — MKLITAIIKPHRLDEVKTALQEIGVHGLTVTEASGYGRQRGHTEVYRGAEYRVDLVPKVRIEVVVGDADAEPVIEAIVSASRTGKIGDGKVWAVPVETVVRVRTGERGPDAL; from the coding sequence ATGAAGCTCATCACCGCGATCATCAAGCCGCACCGCCTCGACGAGGTCAAGACCGCCCTGCAGGAGATCGGTGTGCACGGGCTGACCGTCACGGAGGCCAGCGGGTACGGGCGCCAGCGCGGCCACACCGAGGTGTACCGGGGCGCCGAGTACCGCGTCGACCTCGTACCGAAGGTCCGTATCGAGGTCGTCGTCGGGGACGCGGACGCCGAGCCCGTCATCGAGGCGATCGTGTCGGCCTCGCGGACGGGGAAGATCGGCGACGGAAAGGTGTGGGCGGTACCGGTGGAGACGGTGGTTCGGGTACGGACGGGTGAGCGCGGCCCCGACGCCCTCTGA
- a CDS encoding ammonium transporter translates to MTLAAPHAASAAASIDTGDTAWLLAATALVLLMTPGLALFYGGMVRTKSVLNMLMMSFVSIALVTVVWLAVGYSLVFGDDNAGSGLGGLIGDLEHAGMAGLGPDSVQGTVPTLLFATFQLTFAIITAALISGAVADRAKFGAWLVFVPLWALLVYVPVAHWVWGPGGWILEDLGALDFAGGLPVEIVSGASGLALCLVLGPRLGFKKDAMRPHNLPMVMLGAGLLWFGWFGFNAGSALGANGLAAAAFLNTLAAGCTGLLGWLFVEQRRDGHPTTLGSASGAVAGLVAITPSCGSVSLLGALVVGLAAGVVCSYAVGWKFRFDYDDSLDVVGVHLVGGVIGTLLIGVFATQTMTGGPEGLLYGGGFGQLGRQLVAIVTVGAYAFTVTYAVARLIDRVVGLRADEEHEQEGLDLTVHAETAYDHGVLGHGAPVSSSVLPTVQKARPQA, encoded by the coding sequence GTGACTCTGGCCGCCCCGCACGCCGCGTCAGCCGCCGCGTCCATCGACACCGGTGACACCGCCTGGCTGCTCGCCGCCACCGCGCTCGTCCTGCTCATGACTCCGGGCCTGGCCCTGTTCTACGGCGGCATGGTCCGCACGAAGAGCGTCCTGAACATGCTGATGATGAGCTTCGTGTCGATCGCGCTGGTCACGGTGGTGTGGCTGGCCGTCGGCTACTCGCTCGTGTTCGGCGACGACAACGCCGGCTCCGGCCTGGGCGGACTCATCGGCGACCTGGAGCACGCGGGGATGGCGGGCCTCGGCCCGGACAGCGTCCAGGGCACGGTCCCGACCCTCCTCTTCGCCACCTTCCAGCTCACCTTCGCGATCATCACGGCGGCGCTGATCAGCGGCGCGGTCGCGGACCGTGCGAAGTTCGGGGCGTGGCTGGTCTTCGTCCCGCTGTGGGCGCTGCTCGTATACGTTCCTGTCGCCCACTGGGTGTGGGGTCCCGGCGGCTGGATCCTGGAGGACCTGGGCGCCCTGGACTTCGCGGGCGGGCTGCCGGTCGAGATCGTCTCGGGTGCGTCCGGACTGGCGTTGTGCCTGGTCCTGGGCCCGCGGCTCGGTTTCAAGAAGGACGCGATGCGCCCGCACAACCTGCCGATGGTGATGCTGGGCGCGGGCCTGCTGTGGTTCGGCTGGTTCGGCTTCAACGCGGGTTCGGCGCTCGGCGCGAACGGTCTCGCGGCCGCCGCCTTCCTCAACACCCTGGCCGCCGGCTGCACCGGTCTGCTCGGCTGGCTCTTCGTGGAGCAGCGGCGCGACGGCCACCCCACCACCCTGGGCTCGGCGTCCGGCGCGGTCGCGGGCCTGGTCGCCATCACCCCGTCCTGCGGTTCGGTCTCGCTGCTCGGCGCGCTGGTCGTCGGTCTCGCCGCCGGTGTCGTCTGCTCGTACGCCGTGGGGTGGAAGTTCCGGTTCGACTACGACGACTCGCTGGACGTCGTCGGCGTGCACCTGGTCGGCGGTGTCATCGGCACCCTGCTCATCGGGGTCTTCGCCACCCAGACCATGACCGGCGGACCCGAGGGCCTGCTGTACGGCGGCGGGTTCGGGCAGCTCGGCAGGCAGCTGGTCGCGATCGTGACCGTCGGCGCGTACGCCTTCACCGTCACGTACGCCGTCGCCAGGCTGATCGACAGGGTCGTCGGACTGCGGGCGGACGAGGAGCACGAGCAGGAGGGTCTGGACCTTACGGTGCACGCCGAGACCGCTTACGATCACGGGGTCCTGGGCCATGGCGCCCCGGTCTCCTCCTCCGTCCTCCCCACCGTGCAGAAGGCCAGGCCCCAGGCATGA
- the era gene encoding GTPase Era, with amino-acid sequence MGAMSVRTQSSEPPESSGAPHRAGFACFVGRPNAGKSTLTNALVGQKVAITANQPQTTRHTVRGIVHRADAQLILVDTPGLHKPRTLLGERLNDIVRTTWAEVDVIGFCLPANEKLGPGDRFIAKELAFIKKTPKIAIVTKTDLVDSKTLAEQLIAIDQLGKELGFEWAEIVPVSAVADEQVDLLADLLVPLLPEGPALYPEGDLTDEPEQVMVAELIREAALEGVRDELPHSIAVVVEEMLPREDRPADKPLLDIHAFVYIERPSQKGIIIGPKGKRLKEVGIKSRKQIEALLGTPVFLDLHVKVAKDWQRDPRQLRKLGF; translated from the coding sequence ATGGGCGCCATGAGCGTTCGTACCCAGTCATCCGAGCCGCCGGAATCCTCGGGGGCACCCCACCGCGCCGGCTTCGCCTGCTTCGTGGGCCGCCCCAACGCGGGCAAGTCCACCCTCACGAATGCTCTGGTCGGCCAGAAGGTGGCGATCACCGCGAACCAGCCGCAGACCACGCGGCACACGGTACGCGGCATCGTGCACCGGGCCGACGCCCAGTTGATCCTGGTGGACACTCCGGGGCTGCACAAACCGCGCACCCTGCTGGGCGAGCGGCTCAACGACATCGTGCGCACGACGTGGGCCGAGGTCGACGTGATCGGCTTCTGCCTGCCCGCGAACGAGAAGCTCGGTCCCGGTGACCGCTTCATCGCGAAGGAACTGGCGTTCATCAAGAAGACGCCGAAGATCGCGATCGTCACGAAGACCGACCTCGTGGACAGCAAGACGCTCGCCGAGCAGCTCATCGCCATCGACCAGCTCGGCAAGGAGCTCGGCTTCGAGTGGGCCGAGATCGTGCCCGTGTCGGCGGTCGCCGACGAGCAGGTGGACCTCCTGGCGGACCTGCTCGTACCGCTGCTGCCCGAAGGCCCGGCCCTGTACCCCGAGGGCGACCTCACGGACGAGCCCGAGCAGGTCATGGTGGCCGAGCTGATCCGCGAGGCCGCCCTGGAAGGCGTACGGGACGAGCTGCCGCACTCCATCGCCGTCGTCGTCGAGGAGATGCTCCCGCGCGAGGACCGGCCCGCGGACAAGCCGCTCCTCGACATCCACGCGTTCGTCTACATCGAGCGGCCCAGCCAGAAGGGCATCATCATCGGGCCCAAGGGCAAGCGGCTGAAGGAAGTCGGGATCAAGTCGCGCAAGCAGATCGAGGCGTTGCTGGGTACGCCGGTGTTCCTGGACCTTCATGTGAAGGTGGCGAAGGACTGGCAGCGGGACCCTCGCCAGCTCCGCAAGCTCGGTTTCTGA
- a CDS encoding MFS transporter has protein sequence MTASAHGPVPDLALAEPVERVGRGWTASLSLANGAIWVGWFGPLQILLASQAEDFAPGTGMSKEALLAWVTGAGAAVSLLANPVFGALSDRTTSRWGRRTPWIVAGTAGGALSLLLLGAAGGPWAMVLGWCLAQLTLNAAWAAVTAAVPDRVPRRQRGSVGGWLGAAQILGVVGGTGLATLAGGVTAGYAACAAFTLLGVLPYVLRHRDLRLPRAARPPWSWRGFLGSFWLSPRRYPDFGWAWLTRFLVNLSNSLGVMYLLYFLRDRLDHPDPEQGVLILTALNASMLLATVVVAGIWSDRVGRRKPFVTCSGLVMAVAAGVIAAWPTWTGTVVASVLLGLGFGVFASVDFALMTDVLPKALDRGKDLGVINAANAVPQVAAPALAAPIVTYLGGYRVLYAVAAVIGLAGAVLVNRIRGVD, from the coding sequence GTGACGGCGTCCGCGCACGGGCCGGTCCCCGACCTGGCGCTCGCCGAGCCCGTCGAGCGGGTGGGCCGGGGCTGGACGGCATCGCTCTCGCTCGCCAACGGGGCGATCTGGGTGGGCTGGTTCGGCCCGCTGCAGATCCTCCTCGCCTCCCAGGCGGAGGACTTCGCACCCGGCACCGGCATGTCGAAGGAGGCCCTCCTGGCCTGGGTGACCGGCGCCGGCGCGGCGGTGTCGCTGCTCGCGAACCCGGTCTTCGGCGCCCTGTCGGACCGTACGACGTCCCGCTGGGGCCGCCGTACGCCGTGGATCGTGGCGGGCACGGCCGGGGGCGCGCTGTCGCTGCTGCTCCTCGGGGCGGCGGGCGGACCGTGGGCCATGGTGCTCGGCTGGTGTCTGGCACAGCTGACCCTGAACGCGGCCTGGGCCGCCGTGACGGCCGCGGTGCCGGACCGGGTGCCGCGCCGCCAGCGGGGTTCGGTGGGCGGCTGGCTGGGCGCCGCGCAGATCCTGGGCGTGGTCGGCGGGACGGGCCTGGCGACGCTGGCCGGGGGCGTCACGGCGGGCTACGCGGCCTGCGCCGCCTTCACCCTGCTGGGCGTCCTGCCGTACGTGCTGCGCCACCGGGACCTGCGGCTGCCCCGCGCGGCCCGGCCGCCCTGGTCCTGGCGCGGCTTCCTGGGCTCCTTCTGGCTGAGCCCGCGCCGCTACCCGGACTTCGGCTGGGCCTGGCTGACACGGTTCCTCGTGAACCTGAGCAACAGTCTCGGCGTCATGTACCTGCTCTACTTCCTGCGGGACCGCCTGGACCACCCCGATCCCGAACAGGGCGTACTGATCCTGACGGCGCTGAACGCGTCGATGCTGCTCGCCACGGTCGTCGTCGCGGGCATCTGGTCGGACCGGGTGGGGCGCCGCAAACCGTTCGTGACCTGCTCGGGCCTGGTCATGGCGGTCGCGGCCGGGGTGATCGCGGCGTGGCCGACGTGGACCGGCACGGTCGTCGCGTCCGTACTCCTGGGCCTGGGCTTCGGCGTCTTCGCGTCGGTGGACTTCGCCCTGATGACCGACGTCCTCCCGAAAGCGCTGGACCGCGGCAAGGACCTCGGCGTGATCAACGCGGCCAACGCCGTTCCGCAGGTCGCCGCGCCTGCGCTGGCCGCGCCGATCGTGACCTATCTGGGCGGCTACCGGGTGCTGTACGCGGTGGCGGCGGTGATCGGGCTCGCGGGGGCGGTCCTCGTGAACCGGATCAGGGGGGTGGACTGA